In Phoenix dactylifera cultivar Barhee BC4 chromosome 1, palm_55x_up_171113_PBpolish2nd_filt_p, whole genome shotgun sequence, the genomic stretch CATGTTGATGAGGTTTGTAGTTAATCCTTATTTTAAATTTACTATATTTACATTGGTGTGAGTGtatgggattcttactgggctgtaaagctcacaccacctcttttcttcttcttttagggCGCAAGATGCATAGTTTTGGATGGGTTGGGCATAAAGTCCGAGCATTAGAGTTTTAagttagttagttagtttattttttaatacCGAGAAACATTTGAAGATTTTGTAACTGTACCAGTTGGATTATTTGAATATGATGGATTTATGTTTTTGGATTATTCGGCTATTCATTATTGAGTTATTGGATATTTGCTCACTTTAGGCCTTGCATAATCTCTAGGGCATCGCTTTAGGGCTCATGCAGCCGTGCTACATGCTCGAAGCTAGATGTTTGATTCGGGGCAGGACACAACAATATTAGATCCAATAGCTAACTTTGAAGAAAATTACAAACCAACCATGATGCATAGCagcaaattattttttatgaggTCAACAATATAGCCAACCGCATTTATCTATACTACCTAACAACCACAGTTAATCGCCTAGTTTATATTCTCCCTAGATAAACGAAAAATTCTCCGGTATCCATGTTTGGAGGGAATCCTTTCTCATCCACTCACCCTTTCTGTAAAGGTTGAACATAGGACATTGCAGAAAATATTGCCTGCTCGACGGTCAGCAAGAGAAGAAAGGCCGCTGCCAACACTGAAATTGTAGCCCATGGGCTGCTACAATAGTCTCGCCTCAAAGCAGCAACCCTTTTGTGACATGTGACTTCATAAAAGCTGTTCACTTCCTCAATCTGATTTAAAAGGTAGTTCTTTTCCGGAAAATGGTGGATCTTACTGCGCAACTGATTGATGAGGTCTGCCACTGTTTGATCATTGCTTAGCCCATGTTCCAGTATGCCTCTCAAGTAGAGCAACTGCACGTCCTCAGCCTGGTCGATGATGCAATCCATAAAGAGTGCGTATATCGTAATGTACATCTCAGTGTCAAAATAGCACTGTTCGAAAGCTATGAGGTTTCGGAAGAGAGGACCGGTATAGTCATAGATTTGCAGTGGTGGTATCTCCATCCGCCCACTCCTAAGCATTAAAAACAACTTCCCGAGGCATAGCGGTGGTGGTATCTTCCTTTTCTGGAATTTTATGTTCAAGAAACTGTCTGCCTGTTCCTTCCTCTCGAACTTTATTCCAGCCCTGTCGAGCTCCGTCGCACTGGGAAACCACTTGGGTGCAGTTGTCGGAGACCTTCGTGGAGGATCAACTTCTGCTTTCCTCCACTTCACGAGTTCAATACATCCTGGTATAGATTTCGAAGTCGGTGCAGATGTCGAAGCCCCTTGTGAAGGAGCAGCTTCCCCTGGTGCAGATGTAGACTCTACTGGCTTTTCTGAAGGGATCCGAGATGaataaaatagatggagcagATGATGGTATTCACCGGGGGACTTCTTCTTGAATgatatggattccttgggatggaTGCCCCCGAAAAGCCGAAGAGCAAGGTCAACAAGATTAATCTGTCCATCCTCGCATACTTTGAGATGATCAAATAGCAATTGGATGATGAAGAAAGGAATTTGGTTCTCAAGCTTCAGCAAATCATAAACCACTACATCCATAGTGAACAGCCCTGCCACAGTTGGGCTGTCAAGCAGTTCATCCTTCTCATCGATATTTAAAACAACCTCCCCTTCCCTCGCCTCGCCTGCCAACTTTTCTATCTCCTTTGCAATCCCCTTCTCCTTTGTTCTCTCCTTCTTGATCAATGATTCCTTCCTGGGACACATTTTTAGCATGAGATAAATGATGAAGCACCCATCAAGCAACATGATCAATGCCATTTCTTGGGTACTCAGGCATAATGCCTCAGAGTAGCAGCTCCGGACATTGTTATCCTGTTTCTTCAACTCCAACAAGCACTGGTTCAACAATTGACTCGCATGCTCCGGACTTGGATGACGCGATAGAAGGTGCCGGACACACTGCCACTTGTGGCACTCCATGAAGGAACACCCTAGTTTGCCGTTGTGAAAAGGTCCGAGGGAAACAATCAGTGGTTCGTAGGCTTCACGATCCAACCGTCGGATGTGCTCGGGGACCCTGAAGATGGTGCATGATCTCTTGGGATGGTGCATAGATTGTACTAAATTTACACGAGCCCTCACGTCATTGATCCACTCCCCGTCGATTTGGCAGCTACTGGTGGAAGCCATTTCTCTGCTTGCGTAAGACGCTATCGGTCTTGGTAGCTCAAGGGCTGCTTCGTCCATGTTGCGACCGGATTTATAGAGTACGCGACCAAGTGAGTTACTATAACTTCTAAGAGAAATTATCTAACAGTCatttagttcaaaaattaaaataattggtTTTCCATGCGAAAATTCTTCAGTTGCTCCCAGCGAGCTACTTTTATTATACGATATCTTGAACATGGTCCCAACAAAATTTGACAGAATGCCTTTTGTATTTAAATTATGCAAGTGACGGTATGCAAGTAATCTCTAGAATTTAATTATTTCTCATGCAGAAATAAGCAAAAATTTCAGAATTAAGAGATCTAGCTAGACATCTGCTAGGAATAAAGATTTTTTGTGATTCGTTTAAAACCATATCACATCCATGATCCAAGAACTCCAAAAGAAATTATTAGAAAGCAAccatttaaaaacaaaaaaagtttATAGTATTTGACCAcaatttgaaaaagataaattaCAGGTAAATCCTGAAACCTAGAAAGCAAAATGAAATaagtaagaaaagagaaataaaatttgaattatCGCTTATgtagaaaataaaagataaacggAATGTAAAGAACTTATATTATGTCATCGAGTGGGCTAACTTCTAATTAGTAAaacataatatttaaaaaattacgtTGAGAATATGATAATATGTATGATAATCATAAAATTATGATTAGTTgaggttttctatttttttaaatttatgaaatctttaTTTTATTGTAGAAACAAAAAGTCACCCCTTCTAGCTTCACATGCTaacaattaaatataaaaacaaaaGTTATGTGCCCCAAAAAAGCTGTGCCGCTTGTTATATAACAAATTTCAAtcattgttatatatatatatataaccatttGGCGTTTCTCAAGGGAAAAGTACCCAGAATTTGTAGCCAACTATAATAATTATGCAGGCTGACAGAGAGGATGCCCAGGCATTTATATCAGGTATGATACTTTTTGCAGAAAGAAAAACCAAAAGGTCATAGTGAATTTCACTAAAATATtccatataaatattaattttgcgaAAAAagtcatataaatatttttttataaaatcataCATATTTAGATGTTAGATGTTGGTATACCGAGTCTGGATTGGGCGCCCATGATGGGCCGGGCCAACCCTcgtttttaaaatttgaaggaaAGAGGGAGGGTACCTCTTGActcttttaactttttttaaaaaaaaaaaaaaaaaaaaaaaaagaaaactctcTTCTTATGTACAGATtcaacaagagtctctctctctccgcgcGGGCGCTTGCGCCTTTTCTTCATTCCACGGTTCAAAATACAAAGAAAATGGTTTGTCAAGAGATTTTTCTGCACAAAATGATCCACCATCATTGTTTTGGTGAAGCATGGCATTTGATCCACACACGACCAGCTGGCCTGGTGATGATGAATTTACGCACATTAAATGATCCAGAGGATCCTGGATTATTTGTATTTTGGTCTCAATAAGATAAGTTTGTCTAACTTTATTCTTATCCAAATTTTTGTTCTACACTAGATAACTTTTTATGGATCGTGAGAGCAGGCAATAATCTAAAAAAATGTATGCTTTATATTCaaaatctatatatgtattggacattaaataaatatatacagAGCATCCACTAATGTGTATTGCTTATTCCGTACCTAGATCCACAAATAAAAATATCAAGAAACCTTAAatgtatatatctatgtatatcATGATACAAAGAAAGTAAATCTAATTTTTACTGAAAATCAACAATTAAGTAAGTTTTTTTGTACGATTCAGAAGATCGTAAATAAGAACTCAGCTGAAGTTGtaagaaatagaaagaaaagaatgtcGTAACACCAAACCTGAAATTATATATGAAACACACACTTTTGAGCGACCCTGGTGTATTCAATAGTCTAGCATCTCAAACGGACAAATTAATTGATGTGCTGGAAAGTTACCTTGCACAAAAGAACACTGAATTTGAGCACGCGCGCGCCCACGCTCGCACACAAAATGTACTGTTAGGTATTACAGCAAGGCTTGAACTCAACCGCGTACGGACGGTTGGCTCTCGGTGGAAGTTATCGTCCCTCCTATGAATTCTCTTTCCTCGCCCTGCCTCGTTACTTTTTGGTTTCTGATTCCGAAATCTATCCATAATATATAAGCACGGCTTCGCGCCCCTCCAGGGTTTTTTTGGCCAACCAGGCGGTGAAGCCGCTCCATGTTGATAGACAACTTGTGCGGTTTGGCACTAGTCTCGATTTTTTTATCATTAGCAGGCTGTCTGCCCTGTGCATTCCGTCATTAGCAGGCTGTCTGCCATGTGCTACGAGCATCTCGTGATGCTTACAGTCTGTTTAGTCGTACGGAAAAAATTTTCCTTCGGCCTTTTCATTATTTTGAATAATGTAAAATATTTGCAAATAGATATATTTATGTAGCAATGACTCGACGTTGTAGTTGTTCAAAACCGATAATCCCTGCAGCCACAAAAGGAGTAATTCGGATTCAAATTGGGTCTTTGGACAAATGGttcaaaattgattcaaaaaataatGGATTAGATTGAATTGGCTCGAGATTCAGTAAATTTAGACCCAAACTAAAAAATAGAACGGGTCCAATTTGAGCCTCAACTCGGCCCCACGGTCCTTGATAATAGGTTGGATCGGGTCTAAAGAGTCGGGTTGGGTTGGGTcacgggtcaacccaacccatttgcagccttacagCTATGAGGATCTCACGTGTTTCCTACATAAGTGAGACTCGAGGACGACAAGCTGTTTTCTATCTGGATTATATATGGAGTGCGCAAAAGATGATTCTTGAAAGAATGTTAGAAGGCGACTCGGCTACAGTGGTTGGCTAGATTTGGAGTCGAGTTAAGAAGGTTCACATCTAAAGTCCCTATGTGGTCTTGTCCATTTCAAGGACATGGTGACCATAATCGGCTAATCGGTCATTATCCAATTAGGTAAGAAATGCTATTCAAGTAAAAGCACTATCGAACCGTGGCATCGGTGTTAGAATAAGTATCAGGGCCTACAAATCAGGGCTAAACAAGTTGCCAATAGTGGGATAGGGCCTACAAATTGAGATCCCCTGTCTTCCACAATATTCAGAAGGGCGTAGCTTCCCAAGATCAGTTCGCTTATTGATAATATCTTCAACTACTTATGATCTAAATTGGCTCTAATTGTCATTGGGACCCATCATTGTCACACTAAACTCATGTCTAGCTAATTCCACTCCATGCTCCTATAGTTCATAGCTGCAATTAGTTATAACTTAATCAAATTGGTCACAAAGTGCCAGCCATGTagaggtgcaaatgggtcggatcggacTAAGTAATGAGTGACCCCAACCCAATCTAATTCCTTATTCAAATTCTAATTTTAGACTCAGATCCAACTCAATAGAAAATTGGATTTGGTTGGATTAGGTCCACGGCTATAATTTTTGATCTAATGGATCATTTAGATTGGTCGGACCTATATATAATTTGGATTCAACCTAAAAAATTAGGGTTCGGCCCAGAACTAGGTCGGGTCATACTCCATCTAAAAATCATTgttatgctaaaaaaaaaactgataccTCGGGCTCCGCGGCAGGGCTCCGTGGTAGCAACAAACAATGCCTCGTGCCTCGAAAGGGTCAAGGTCTCCCTAAAAGAACCCACGCCATCTTATATAAGAGACAAACAAAGGAGACCGCACATCGCGAAAGGCAAGTTGGTGGTGTCAGCCCCCACGCGGTGGCAACAAAGAAAGCCTCGGGCCTTCTTAAAATAACCCAGAGACAAGCAAAGGAGACTGCGTCCCTTGCGGTGACATCGCGAAACGTGCGGCACATTGGTGTTGTCAGCCCCCGCCAACCTTTCACTCCCTTCTGTTGCGAGCCCCATCTGGACATCCGTGCATCTCTTCGTGGATGGTTGCCGCAATGCCATGTGCATTCCTCGGGGTAAAGGTAGAGTAGATCAAAGAATTGATGTTTGAAGTAAGAATAAACAATTCCTTGATCTGAAGTTACACCACACAGCCCAGACTTCAAATTACAGTTTATCAAGATTTTCATCTataaaagaattaaaaattaTGAAGTAACAACTGGCAGTCCTAGCTTTAAATTAATATAAACCAAGTTGATTTCTTAACATCAATTAGAACTTCACCAGGAAGAATTTATGCTGCAACTTGAGATAGAAATGAAGTATTAATACTTCAAAACTGTGCCGTCTTTGCGGTCATTAACCATTAGATCTAAAACATGTCTATTGTTCTTCATTGAAAAATGGAAAGTATATTTCAGAATATTTCACTAGAAATTAGCGCAGAGacaaaatcatcaaaatactatCAACTTCTTGTCCCAGTATACAGACTCTCACAAAGAATTCTTGAAAACAAATTCAAAATATACAGCCTCGGCCCTGATGCAGTCGTTGGTTGCTGTCAGGCTACGTGCTTCTCGCGAAATTTACAGACTGTTTAATCGTACGGGAAGGACTCTCCTTTAGCCTTTCCATTATTTTGAATAATGTAAATTATTTGCAAATCGATATATTTATGTAGCAATGATTGTATCCTATAGTCTGCAGGCCTAAAATGGATAATTCGGATTCGGATCAGGTCACTGGATAAATGACCTAAAAACAACAAGCCAAGTCGGCCAGGTTCGAGTTTCAGTAAATCCAGACCCGAATCAGAAAATAGAACAAGTATTGGAAGGCGAGTCGAAAGAGTGTTGGAAGGTGACTCGGCCACTGTGATTAGCTGGATTCAGATTCGAGTTATGGATGTTCGCATCCATCCCTTGCTGCGGGACGTCTGGAGCTTGGTAAGAGGGTGCGTCTCCTTCGGGGCAAGGCATATCTATTATGAGGCGAACAGGATGACATCCTTTGTGGTTGATCACTCTGGTGGGTCCTTTGGACCTATGAGGCACAATTGCCTAAAACTTTACAAGATctgttgttttctaattttgttggatGTATTAATATCAAATTAATGTAAATGTTTCGttatagccaaaaaaaaaagttattcctTTAGGCTCCATATTGATCGATAACTTATGCAGGTTGGCAATGGTCATCATATTTCTATCATTAGCAGACTCTCTGCTATCTTATCAAGTTAACAAAAATTCTAAATCTTAGGTACATGCATTGGTTGGCACCTCACGTTAGGAGCTTATTGCCTTTCAGCAGATCAAAGcatcaaatattattttttttgaaaaaaaataaattgtatGGCGGATTTTGGTGAGTCAAGACAATTAGGATTAGGTTCTCCTTCTATTACGAAGAATCTCAAACAAGCTCAGCAACAACATGAGACAAAAATTTCAATTATTGTTTTTTGGGCATGAGGATATCAAATCTAGTCTAACCTTCCTCTGGTTTTTTCACTCGTAGTGTGTGCATTGGTTGGCACCTCACGTTAGGAGCTTATTGCCTTTCAGCAGATCAAAGcatcaaatattattttttttgaaaaaaaataaattgtatGGCGGATTTTGGTGAGTCAAGACAATTAGGATTAGGTTCTCCTTCTATTACGAAGAATCTCAAACAAGCTCAGCAACAACATAAGACAAAAATCTCAATTATTGTTTTTTGGGCATGAGGATATCAAATCTAGTCTAACCTTCCTCTTGTTTTTTCGCTCGTAGTGTGTGCATTGGTTGGCACCTCACGTTAGGAGCTTATTGCCTTTCAGCAGATCAAAGcatcaaatattattttttaaaaaaaaataaattgtatGGCAGATTTTGGTGAGTCGACAATTAGGATTAGGTTCTCCTACTATTACGAAGAATCTCAAACAAGCTCAGCAACGACATGAGACAAAAATCTCAATTATTGTTTTTTGGGCATGAGGATATCAAATCTAGTCTAACCTTCCTCTTGTTTTTTCACTTATAGCGTGTTTGGTTTCTAACATAAAGATTATAAGTGACATGATCTGGACTTCACTTCTTTCGAGACTTAaccaaatgctagatgattgcATATGTAAGAAGAGTGGAGTGCCACAAaatttatgttttaaaaatatttaaagttTATCTATCTTTGGAATTAATTCTCATTTTATGTTTAATTTCTgatgattaaaaattttatttccatCACTATCTTTTAATGaccttttcttctttgctgaTCAGAGATTTTGATGACCATTTTATATTTAGTCCCATGCCATGTATACTTatgcattattttatatatatatatatatataaacatcaCTAACTATTAAACGGATGATTTGTCGGTAAGACTACATATAAAATGCTATATTACGTAAAAGCTGAATGCAGAATAATAGTCAAACAAAGAACATGATGTTTAAGCTTCATTCGAAGGCTATATAGTCTGTGCATATCTTTGAATGGACATCCATTAAAATGCAagggataaaaaaaaattaagttgcatcaccaaattaaatttggtaTTTAACATTTTCTCTGTAGCTATTTAGCCAAATTGGGGCATCCATAAGTAATTTGTGTTGCAAAGTTTATCGTGAATCACGTTGCATGGGCCAATCTAACATCCATATTTGACCTTCTCCTTTTCAATAAAATTGTGACCACAATCACCTCATTAGTCATCATCCAATAAGACATAATGAGATGGGGCCTACAAATTGAGATCCCCTGCCTTCCACACCATTCAGAAGGGCATAGGTGACTAAGTTCCCAAGATCAGTTCGCTCATTGATAATATCTTCAACCAGTTGTGATCTAAATCAGCTCTAATTATCACTAGGATTTCACCATCGTCATGCTGAATTTATGTCGAGCTAATTCCACTACATACTTAAAAAGTATGAATGTTAAAATTGCAAAACATCGTGACCCCCACACAATATTCCATAAACTATTTTAACATAATGATTTTACAAATTAATAACTGCTCAACTGATGTATCATATATGATCTACCAATAAAGTCAGCCCTAAGGTTGATACATGATATTCATAGCTTTTAAAATGTACAAATTAACTAGTAGCCCTTGCTGACACAGTAAGATATTTAGACAATAAAATGCTGATTTTTGTCCAGCAGTTACGAGGGTTCTACATATGCATCCAGGGATTCTTACAACTAAAATATGTTAACATATA encodes the following:
- the LOC103699638 gene encoding UPF0481 protein At3g47200-like; this encodes MDEAALELPRPIASYASREMASTSSCQIDGEWINDVRARVNLVQSMHHPKRSCTIFRVPEHIRRLDREAYEPLIVSLGPFHNGKLGCSFMECHKWQCVRHLLSRHPSPEHASQLLNQCLLELKKQDNNVRSCYSEALCLSTQEMALIMLLDGCFIIYLMLKMCPRKESLIKKERTKEKGIAKEIEKLAGEAREGEVVLNIDEKDELLDSPTVAGLFTMDVVVYDLLKLENQIPFFIIQLLFDHLKVCEDGQINLVDLALRLFGGIHPKESISFKKKSPGEYHHLLHLFYSSRIPSEKPVESTSAPGEAAPSQGASTSAPTSKSIPGCIELVKWRKAEVDPPRRSPTTAPKWFPSATELDRAGIKFERKEQADSFLNIKFQKRKIPPPLCLGKLFLMLRSGRMEIPPLQIYDYTGPLFRNLIAFEQCYFDTEMYITIYALFMDCIIDQAEDVQLLYLRGILEHGLSNDQTVADLINQLRSKIHHFPEKNYLLNQIEEVNSFYEVTCHKRVAALRRDYCSSPWATISVLAAAFLLLLTVEQAIFSAMSYVQPLQKG